A single Gammaproteobacteria bacterium CG11_big_fil_rev_8_21_14_0_20_46_22 DNA region contains:
- a CDS encoding 23S rRNA (uracil(1939)-C(5))-methyltransferase RlmD, whose amino-acid sequence MGKRRFKRPPEGTFTTTIERLTHEGRGIATLNGKTTFIAQALPGETVRFQYTATHGQYDEGLCLEVVENTSTDRAIPLCPHFGTCGGCSLQHMSSEAQVAHKQKTLLELIAHQSRVQPKVVLEPLTAPPYHYRRKARLGIRYVAKKGLPLFGFREINGRFLCDIHRCDILDLSLGHTIQATREMLDKLSIKHQIAQCEASLSEDKKILIFRNLEPFSEEDIKVLEAFGQTHDFMVFQQPGNASTIQGLHGEALPKQYYSLPDFDLKLGFMPHNFTQVNFPINQAMVSRAIDELDLNSDDTVLDLFCGLGNFSLAAARHAKHVTGVEGSQEMAERAGENAKLNAIHNTDFHAFDLIQDFQHTPWCKAYDKLIIDPPRSGAEHIVKHIEHFNAAKIVYISCNPATLARDIAMLVNEKGYTLEKAGVMDMFPHTAHVESMAVFSRQDKS is encoded by the coding sequence GTGGGTAAACGCCGATTCAAACGCCCGCCCGAGGGCACTTTCACCACCACCATTGAGCGTTTAACGCACGAAGGCCGAGGGATTGCGACCTTAAACGGGAAAACCACCTTTATCGCCCAAGCCTTGCCCGGCGAGACCGTGCGTTTTCAGTACACCGCCACGCACGGCCAATACGATGAAGGGCTCTGCCTTGAGGTGGTGGAAAACACGAGCACGGATCGCGCCATCCCGCTCTGCCCACATTTTGGTACCTGTGGAGGCTGCAGCTTGCAACACATGAGCAGTGAAGCGCAGGTCGCCCACAAACAAAAAACCCTGCTCGAACTGATTGCGCACCAATCCCGTGTTCAACCCAAGGTCGTGCTCGAACCCTTGACCGCACCGCCTTATCACTACCGACGCAAAGCCCGCTTAGGTATTCGTTATGTGGCCAAAAAGGGGCTACCGTTGTTTGGCTTTCGCGAGATCAATGGGCGTTTTTTGTGCGACATTCATCGCTGCGACATCTTAGATTTGTCCTTAGGGCACACCATACAAGCCACACGCGAAATGCTGGATAAACTCTCCATCAAACACCAAATCGCCCAGTGCGAAGCGAGCCTGTCTGAAGATAAAAAAATATTAATATTCAGAAATTTAGAGCCATTTTCTGAAGAAGATATTAAAGTATTGGAGGCGTTTGGCCAAACGCATGATTTCATGGTTTTTCAACAACCCGGCAACGCCAGCACCATCCAAGGCTTGCACGGCGAAGCGCTGCCCAAGCAGTATTATTCACTGCCCGATTTCGACCTCAAACTTGGCTTTATGCCCCACAATTTCACGCAAGTGAATTTCCCCATCAACCAGGCGATGGTCAGCCGCGCGATTGACGAACTTGACCTCAACTCAGACGACACCGTGCTGGATCTTTTCTGCGGGCTGGGTAATTTTAGCCTGGCCGCAGCACGCCATGCCAAACACGTCACCGGCGTGGAAGGCAGCCAAGAGATGGCCGAGCGTGCCGGCGAAAACGCCAAGCTCAACGCGATTCATAACACCGACTTTCACGCCTTTGACCTCATCCAAGACTTTCAGCACACACCGTGGTGCAAGGCCTATGATAAACTGATCATCGACCCGCCCCGCTCCGGTGCTGAGCACATCGTCAAACACATCGAGCATTTCAATGCCGCGAAGATTGTCTACATTTCTTGCAACCCGGCCACCCTGGCGCGCGACATTGCTATGCTCGTGAATGAGAAAGGTTATACGCTTGAAAAAGCCGGCGTGATGGACATGTTTCCCCACACCGCACACGTGGAATCCATGGCTGTGTTTTCACGCCAAGACAAATCGTGA